Part of the Scomber japonicus isolate fScoJap1 chromosome 6, fScoJap1.pri, whole genome shotgun sequence genome, CTCACTCAGCAATTATTTGTTGTGGATTTAATAGAGCCATGCATGTCAACACTTCACAGCTTCATGTTCTGCAAATAAGGATTACAAAACGCTGTAAACATGCATTAAATTGTGGAGTATACAACCTCAATAACATGTCCTAGAGGTACTCAAATTAACTGGTATATTGAATGATAAGTTAAGCTTTTTAACATTGAACatagagaggggggtgcaccgttcctggaagTACTGCAATACcaggtcgatgcgtggagtggacggagcaagcccctattccatctccctgttccaaaaatcaatttaatatatggtccccgggtaggggacgtatcagatattaaactgataagaacagatactacacttgatcttagccaaaaggccgagaagcgataaCTGAGAAAGTGTCGGAGTtaaaggagtgatcctctgcagtgTCAGTCTCACTCACGGTTTCACAAAGTCAAAGACAGAgttaacttattttaaaaactttgattacatatactttaaataaacacaaaccgATCTTAAATGTAACAGGGGAAATAAACTGGAAGTCACATTAGAGTCTGATATCTGGGggagaaaataatgttttatataatacACGCCATACACGTCACAACTTTGCAGCTTGTCTATTAGCATTACAAACGCTGTATACACATCACTTTCTGAAGCATACAACAACCTCAATAGGGTTACACCATAACTCCACCATTATCCAGTGTCGCTGAACATGAATTACTTTAAACacagagaggggggtgcaccgttcctggaggtactgcaataccaggtcgatgcgtggagtggacggagcaagcccctattccatctccctgttccaaaaatcaatttaatatatggtccccggataggggacgtatcagatattaaactgataagaacagatactacacttgatcttagccaaaaggccgagaagcgataaCTAGAATAAGGTTGGAGGCGAGGGAGTGATTGTCGGCGCAGTCAGTCTCAGTGACGGGTTTACAAAAGAGTCACAATAATTAAGGCCACCATACGAAACAAAAACAGTATTTATTAGATATACTATTCTACTTTTAGTGTTATAATGCGAGATTAATACGAAACAAAGTGTTTGTACATGTGCCGTGTTGTGTACCCCCTTTAACCACGTGATACGCGTTCCTCCAACAGGAagtagacacacaaaaaagacctaaaaaatcacacatttccgttcataattaaaaatatctttCACATAGACTCAATAATAACGCTGCGGAAAACGTTTGTAAACGGAGAGGTTATTATCATGTTGAGGAAAATGTTTATCTTCATGATTCAATGTTCCATTCACAACCAAATGCTATTCATGCAGcgctctctggtggacaaacgAACATACTGCACCCTACATGGCCTGTATAAGCCAGCAAGGTGTAGTTCAAGTCAAACAACCTCGACATGGCATCAAGTTGTTTCCAGGGAAGTTAAATATTACGACAAATATTAGTGAAAAGCGTTGGCAGTGCCCCACATCACCACCATTAtctatttaaattaaagttatcCTTCCAGCCAAGCAATATAACCACAGTTGTAATTCACCttgtaataaacacacatttaatgaaACTAATGCTATAAATATGACTGATTTAGTAAGTTaaaatctcttcttttttcGAGTAACAACCTCGACGTGACATCAATTTGTTCTCAACAATTTGGGACATATAGAAAAAAGAAGCTTAAGACTCATAAATTTAAGTTTAAGTTgaaaaattataatattaatatcgGTTTGCTACCGTTAGCTTACCGTTAGTCCACACTGCTACCGTTAAGTCCTCATGaagttaaaaaacaataaaactcgACAATAAAACAGCCGACAACACCTTTTCTCCGCAGTAATTGTTATCTGAACATTCAACGAACATTCAAcactacatttaaattaaaaaactgtAAGTTAGTAggtaaaaaatacataaattaacTAACCGTCTTCGACGCTGTAAAATATCTCTGAGAAGCAGCCGTCCGTTGGGGTCGTGTGCAAAGTTACGTCAGCCaggttactactaccgttaatTACTGTTAACGTACAGCTAACAACACCTTTTCTTCACAGTAAATGTTATCTGAACGTTCAGCACTATAATTAAATCGGGAAATTGTCAGTtagttggtaaaaaaaataaaataaatcaatgaactTACAAAATGTTGTCTTGACCTGACGCTGTAAAATGGATGCAGCCGCCCATTGGGGTCATGTTTCAAAGTTATGTCAGCCAGGTTACTacatcataaataaaaaaaaactgtatgtcTTCACAATAATTGTTATATGAACAGGCAGGATTATATTTAAATTGTAAAAGCGTACCTTagtttgttgaaaaaaaaacttgcaaaATGTTGCCTTCGACACtggaaaatgtatgttttactCTCCAATTACATCGTCCAACCGCTGGTGTCGAGTGCAAAGTTACATAACCAAATTACTACAACCGTTAATTACTGTTAATTAAAAACGTTATATCTTCATTAGGCGTTGACAGAAACACGAAAAAACAACCTATAACACATATTCTTCACAGTAAATGTTATCTGAACAGGTGACATTATATTTAAATCGAAAAATTGTTAGTTTAATtggtaaaataaaattatacttACAAAATGTCTTCGGCCCTGTAAAATGGTTGCAGCTGCCCGTTAGTGTCGTGTGCAAAGTTACGTCAGTCAAAGTCAATGTAGGCGTTTCAATTATATcttttatcttcacatgaaaagcTCAAGAAAACTAGTTTAGAATAAGAaacaatagaataaaaagaGTTAGAAATGCTATTTTTTGTATGGAGTCTTTTTTCCACATCAATTCAATGATCTGGCATataaaatgttaactttttctgtaaaatagagagaaaaatcaAACTTGAACAGCAGACCGCATTCATCTTAGATATTGTGATGGACCTATTGAAGAGATAACCCTGTTGATATCCCCCGCACCTCCTCCAATTTTAGATTAcgtaaatgaattaataaagttACATTCTTCGTAACTGTCCGGTTGTGCGTGTGTGATATCTGGCCTCTGACAAAGCCCACTTGGGCAGGTTTATTACAATATGATACGACTGTGGTGGGTCTCATCACTAACAATGATGAGACATGCTACAGGACTGAGGTGAGCCAACTGACGACGTGGTGCATAATTATCTCTCTCTAAATGTGGAGAAGATAAAGGTCATATGATTGTTGACTTTCAGAGAGCACACACCCAGCACCATCCTCTGTCCATCAACGGTGCTGCTGCAGGTTTCTGGGTGTGCACATAACAGAGGACCTCTCCTGGACCAACAACACTACATCACTGGCCAAGAAAGCTCAGCAACACCTCTATTTCCTCTACAAACTGAAGAGAGCCAAAGCCCTGGCACCCATCATGTGCTCTCTACCATGGCACCATTGAGAGCATCCTGACCGGCTGCGAAAGCTTGAGCCCAACAAATTCTCACCCCTCTGCCAACACATGAACTAGTCTTTCCCCCCAAACTAAACTGGTCTGTCTACCCCCCACTTGGCCATtaaagatgagatgagataaaGAAATTTATTGTCATATGCATTGTAAAAACACGGAGGTTCAGACAATGCAATGAAATTCTTACTTTGCTGCTCTCCTTACACACAACagtaacacataaacacataacaaAAGATGCATACAACAggtagagagagtgagacaaagACATCAGCCACAGTGGGTGCCATCTTGATTGCTGCGTCCCACCACCCACATCCCAGGACAGAGCTGGCCTTCTTCTCCGTTTATCCTGTCTCTTGTCTGCAGCTAAGATGCTGCTGCAACAGCAGACCACCCCATAAAAAATAGCTAATCATGCCACCACAGTGTcctcaggagcgccccctgcacTCCAAAAGATCACAGTCTCCTGAGCAGGTAGAGgtatcttcttgccgcttatccggggtcgggtcgcgggggcagcagtctaagcagggaagcccagacttccctctccccagccacttcgtccagctcttccagggggaccccgaggcgttcccaggccagccgagagacatagtctctccagcgtgtcctgggtcttccccggggtctcctaccggtgggacgtgccctgaacacctcaccagggaggcgtccgggaggcatcctgactagatgcccgaaccacctcatctggctcctctcgacgtggaggagcagcgggtctactccgagctccctccggataactgagcttctcaccctatctctaagggagagcccagccaccctgcggaggaagctcatttcggccgcttgtacccgcgatcttgttctttcggtcacgacccaaagctcatgaccataggtgagggtaggaacgaagatcgactggtaaatcgagagctgagccgaaaggcgaagcccTTCTTATAAAGTGCAGTGGTGTTGTCTGTCTAGTCCAGTTTATTGTTTTTAGGTAAACACCCAGGTACTTGTAAGATGTCACCATCTCAATGTCCGTCCCCTGGATGTTCACCAGTGTCAGAGGGGAGTGTCTCAACCTGCAGAAATTTGTCACCAGCCCTTTGGTCTTTCCCGCGAGGTGGTTCCTCAGGCACCAGTCTACAAAGTCCTGGATCAGTTCTCTGTACTCCCTGTCATCTCCATCAGTGATGAGGGCGACACAGAACATCTGCAGGTGACAGGTAGGTGTGTTGTGTGAGAAATCTGCAGAACAGATAAAACCTAATTGCCCCAGAATAACTTAATATAtgtaaaatagataaataaatcatatatcACAATTTCCTAaccatcaaaaataaaaatataatagatacaaaaaaatgataacACCTTTAAAGAAAAGgcttattttctattatttctcCTCACCTACTAGAGATACACTCTACTGGGATATAGAGGATCATAGGATAAGCCTACCTAATTCAGAAAAACAATATGTGACATTTTTGAGTTAAGGCTGTCATATTAATGTCTCTGATCCCAAGCAAGAGGTTTATGAAAAAGTTATGAATGGTTATGAGTGGTTGTGAATGAACATTTCCTGTGTGACATGTTTCATGATTCACCCTATCCTGGTTTCATTTTGAGATAGTGTGTCCATTTAGACACAGGTCAGTGTTTCTTGGGCGGGGTCATAGTAAGTAAACTGAGACGGAAAGAGGTGTGTTTGCTTTATAGCATTCttcccttgtgtgtgtgtgagagagagagggagagagagagagagagagcgagagagagagagagagagagagagagagagagagaccacatAAAGCTCTGAGTACATGTTTGCTCAGTTAATCTCTGGCTGAACCTGTCTGATAGGTGTGCACTGGCACTGACTTGCGCAGGTATGAAGCAAAATCCAGCACACACCTGAGAGAGGACAGAAACTCCAGCACCTCTTTGACCGGACAGAAATAAGGAGCAAGACATATTTTTAGAAACACCTGTTCAAAGGAAAGCGGGAGAGGAAATCCCAGGAACAAGGAATAGCTGTTTTGGAAGGAGGAAGACAAAGAGACGTCAGAATGTAACTTAACCTGGAGGAGATTCTTCGACTGGTGTTCAATCAATGGATCTGGACTTCTAATGAGGCACTTCAGGCTCCGGGATGTACAagatgttgctgtttttctcaGCATTACATTATATATGTGTCACCTAGGTAAGCATTCAAACTCCGGCTTATAATTTGGTCCTTGGACTCTTATATATGAGAGCATGTATATACAGCAAtgctatatttatatatatcctATGAATACATAAGATGAGGGTCCATCCCTTTCTATAAAAACTGAGAACGTGGCATAAAACTAACATTCTCAGCCTCGGCATTATGACTTGCACAACAGGGTTAGGTAGATCAACAAAACACAGTCGTGTACACATGGCCAGGTATCATCAGGTTGTCAGAAAAATCTGAATGCCAAAGATACTAAAAGGGAATTGGAGCAGAAGAGCAGTAACTGATGTCAGTACAAATCATTGTAAAGCTGCACAGAAGAACACCAATTTTCTtggaagaattaaaaaaagaaaaagaaactttaaCACTGTGAATGCTTCAGTAACCATTAAGGCTATGAAGATAATTGATTTAAGAGTCTTTTAAAACAAACTATGGTAAGAATTTTAATATCTACGTCACGAAGCCTTGGTGGTTAATCTTCATTTTAACTATCCAGTTAATTTGCATCACACAGCCTTGTGTCTGAGTCAGCGTTGGTATTGTTGGGTGGAATTCTTTACCTGTGCCTCAATAAGCAAACACACCACCAGCAGAACCAGATCCCCCACTGAAACTCCTGTGAAAATACTTCACGAGGGATAGCCAGGCCAAAAAAAATAGACGTGAGGCCAGTAGACTACTGTAGGCTACACTTAAATTTGTACTTCTCAGCTTGTTTGACAGGTTTTGTTTCCACTGGTAAGCAGCTTGTAATTTGTAAAGGAAACTACGAGAACAACACGTCTGTCCACATGTGGAATTGAATGCAAATCAGTCACTGTTTGGCATCTATGCCATGAGATGCAAAACCTGAGGTGAATTACTTTCTTTTTATAGAGCAATGTGTCACACAGTAAAATAGTTCAGCTGTAACTGCTGTCATACCTGGATGGAGGTTGAACAGTAACTAGATTAGTGAGAAAGGTAATAGTGCTCATCATGAGGTACACAACACATTTATCTGCCTCTTTTGAAGTTTCCTGtttgtgcatttatttataatttaccTACATGAGCTGTCGCCCCACTTCtcaatatgtatttaaatattttatgccattttcttcttcaaaatgcatttcagtgaatctataatctatatGTTTacatctcttcttcctttctacTTTTGTAGTTGGAGCCATCTCCATCCATTCTCTGCAGAGGAGCCTCATTAGGTCAGTGCAGGAggatgtgtttttctctgtggaCATTACCAGTAACGGGAATCACACCATACAATGGACCTTTATGTCAGGAGCAGTGAGCCGCACCATAGGGACATGGCAGCCAGGGTATTACACTAACATCACGGTAGATTACAGCAGCAGAGTGCAGTCCTATAAAAATGGCTCTATGGGTCTGTCCGACCTGCGGCTCCAGGACGCTGGATATTATGTGGTTACAGTCACAGAGACAACAGGCAGCAGCAAGGACGCTGGGTTTGTCCTGAAAGTGAACGGTGAGTGGATCAGGCCTAAAATTACATGGtgtaacaattattattataaatgtgttgtgtatgttatttatgttgGGATTTATTTAAAAGACTGATGGAAAAAGGGTCAATGTTATAAGCTCATGCCTCAGTCTACACCTTCTTGGTCAGAAACTGCCTTTTTTTTGGGTTGTCACTGTTTCTAAGGGAGGTGAAGAAAGAAATCAAGGGCAtgtgattatttactttatttatgtacagtacatgtgctTTTGAGTTGCATACAGTTAAATGTgaccaaaataaacaaaaatgaattaaatctaAAGTAAAAAGATGCTAGAGTGTTGGAAAACTTACCACAATCAACAGTCATGGGTTTAAGGTAGTTAGCATTACTTACTTTCACACGCTTAGGCCTGTTTCCTGGTACCAGAAACCACTAATCAGACTCATAGACGGTATAGATCAGACTAGAATACAGCAAAAACATGCTACACAACTTCTTACCTGgatgtaaaacaaaatacagcatGCTACGAAGTATTGATACTCCTAAGTCAAGCATGAAATAACAGCCAAAGTCTTAAGCTCCATCAAGACAAACTGGTATAAGGGTGGTAGTTTCCCAGGCCTGTCTGTGTGCTTTGATGTTTATCATAAATATTTATCAGTAAACATGTGTGGTTATCGGTCAAGGATAAAAATCACAATCTGTCAGGCAATTTTAGTGTGTGAGGATGAAATGTGAAAGTAGTTAATACATTGCTAGTGCAACCTGCTACACTCAGATGTTTTCCTGTCAGCTTTGCTTTatatttgcatttctgtttttgcatGTCTCTTTGAATGAAGGCCTTTTTTGTTGCAAATGCCTTTCTGATGTAAATATAACTCCTGTCTTGCAGAAGTGCTTTATGAGGATCTTCAGTACCTGTCCGTGTCTGCGTTAGCACTGGCCTGTTTGGCTGGCCTTCTCATGCTGGCCATGTGGCTGCTAGACAAAGCCTACAGGAAGATAGTAGCATGGAGACGCAGGAAACAGATGCCAGGTAAAGAAACGTAGGTCTCTACAGCAGGTTCTAGTTCTAGTTTGTATGGTTGTGTGGCtgaatggttggttggttggttttaTGGTTGTATGCTTGCTTGGTTGTATAGTTGCACGGTTGGTTGtatggttgattggttggttgtaTGGTTGGTTGTATGgtttgttggttggttgatttCATTGTTGTATGGTTGATTGGTTGTATGGTTTGTTGGTTTCATTGTTGtatgattggttggttggttgattgcaTGGTAGGTTTTatagttggttggttggttggttggctgtatggttggttggttggctgtatggttagttggttggtcgtatggttggttggttgtttttaTCGTTGTATGGTTCTTTGTATGGTTGGTAGATAGATATACCGAAAAATGAAGTCCGAagaatagaaacaattctagtatatagatatcaataaaataaagaatcaaaTCATCACAAATTATAGCATAATACTAATGAatatacacacagaaataaaagtgaattgcacaaatcctatgtcacacaaatacacaaacagaacaaCACACTTTTAAATCTAAATTTTAAATTACCAAAAATGTCAACCAACAGTCAAGACTAAACGTTGGTGGTGTGCAGattgattttatattattctcaATGAGTTCACATACAACCTAGAAAAAACCCCCCCAGTATGAATGGTGGTTTAATTGGTAGTGAGATcgattttgactttttaaatcaTTAGGCTACCAAACACAATTAGGTGCTCTGGATTCCCCGCACCCATCCTATCTAAATCCACCACTGCTCTACAATACATGCACCTTTATGAACGAGGAGTCACAACTTGTTTGAAACACCATCCTCCATGATAAACTTCACTGGTACTTGATGAGAAGCTTGAGTCGTTAGAGTAGCTTGGAGAACATCATAAAAGGGTGGAGAAATATTCATTAGCAGCgtaatgtattatttaaatatttattataactaAGATCTATTGTTTGCTCTGGACTTCATTCTTtacccttttattttattgttactCTTGCATCATTGTGTGAGATGTGTGAATATGGTTTGatgggtgtgaatgtgtgttgaTGTTATCTTTTGTTGCTaagtatgggtgtgtgtgtgtgtgtgtgtgagtgtgagtgtgagtacaAAGGTCTGTTAAAGTCCTACAGCTGTGTTACACCAATATATTGTGTGAAGTTTCTGTACTGACAAAGTTTAAT contains:
- the LOC128359971 gene encoding V-set and transmembrane domain-containing protein 5 — encoded protein: MRHFRLRDVQDVAVFLSITLYMCHLVGAISIHSLQRSLIRSVQEDVFFSVDITSNGNHTIQWTFMSGAVSRTIGTWQPGYYTNITVDYSSRVQSYKNGSMGLSDLRLQDAGYYVVTVTETTGSSKDAGFVLKVNEVLYEDLQYLSVSALALACLAGLLMLAMWLLDKAYRKIVAWRRRKQMPGKET